AAAATACTTAATGCAAAAACCAAAACTAAAAGAGATAAGTAAAGAAGTTAAAAAAAGAGTGTTTGAAAAATATCCTATTTTAGAAGACATTGAAATACCTGAAAAAATTTATTTAGATAAAAACAAAATCTCAAACGAGCTGGTAAAAGTATTTGATTTAGAAAAGAAAGAATTTGTAAAAAGTTTTAAAATAGATGTTTTTAAAGGTGTTATAGAAGATGTTAAAATAAAATCAAGTAATATGGAAAAAATAAAGAATGCTTGTAAATCTTTTGCAAGAGCATTGGCTGAGTATGAGCATAAAGCATTAAAAGATACTGAATTAGAAGATTTAGTAGTTGATATTCAAAATAATATTGCAAATGAGTGGGAAATTCCTCTTAGAGTTGGATATTGGACAAATACTCCATTTAAGGGAGATTTATTATTTTTTTGGAGAATAAAAGAAGTTAGAGATTACTTGCTTAAATATCTTAATATTGACATTCGTCCAAAAGATGTGTTATATTTAGTTAAATCCAATGAATTTCTTGGATGGAGTGAATTAAAGGAGAGTTAATGAAAATAGCAATTCCGGTATATGGAGAAGATTTAAAAGTTTTTACAAGGACAGGTAGAGCACCATTTTTTGCAATTTTTGAATTTGATGGGGATAAGTTTAAATTTTTAGAACTTCGTGAAAATGGACATGCAAAAGAACACGAACACGACCATGGACATCACCACGAAGCTCATACAGAAGAAGAAATAAATCATCATCACTCACACGTTAAAGCTGCGAGATTAGGAGAGTGTAAATATATTGTATGTAGAGCATTAGGGCCAAATATGAAAGATGCTATTTTAAGAGAAGGTATAACTCCAATTATGGTTAGTAAAAAAGATGGAGAGAATGCATTTGAAGTTTTGGAAAAAATTAAAGGTGAACTAAAATGAGAGTAGTAATTCCTACTTCAACTCCTGATGGACTTTTAGCAAAAAGAGGAGCTCATTTTGGAAAGGCTCCTTTTTATGTAATTGTTGATATTGAAAATAATGAAATAAAAGATATAAATTTTGTTCAAAATCCAGGACATAGTGGCGGGGCTTGTGGAAATGCTGTTATGAATATTAAAAATCTTGGTGCTGATGTTTTAGTTGTCTCAGGAATTGGACAAAGACCTTTACTTGGCTTTCAAGAAGCAGGAATAAAAGTGTTTTTTGATGATAAATCTCAAATAGTTAAAGAAAGTATTGATAGGCTTTTAAATAATGAAATAAAGGAAATAAGCTTAGAAAATGCATGTGGAAGGCATTGACGATAAAAATTTTAAAGCATATTTGTTAAATAGACTTTCTTTATTTTTTAATACTTTTCTTATAGGGATAATAGGTTCTTTTACTGCTGCTATTTTTATATATCTTTTGGATTTAGTTACA
This Caminibacter mediatlanticus TB-2 DNA region includes the following protein-coding sequences:
- a CDS encoding NifB/NifX family molybdenum-iron cluster-binding protein is translated as MKIAIPVYGEDLKVFTRTGRAPFFAIFEFDGDKFKFLELRENGHAKEHEHDHGHHHEAHTEEEINHHHSHVKAARLGECKYIVCRALGPNMKDAILREGITPIMVSKKDGENAFEVLEKIKGELK
- a CDS encoding NifB/NifX family molybdenum-iron cluster-binding protein yields the protein MRVVIPTSTPDGLLAKRGAHFGKAPFYVIVDIENNEIKDINFVQNPGHSGGACGNAVMNIKNLGADVLVVSGIGQRPLLGFQEAGIKVFFDDKSQIVKESIDRLLNNEIKEISLENACGRH